The stretch of DNA ATACGGTTTCGCGGGCAGCACAGCCTGAGTTTCCGCACCCCCCGCACAGCCGGATGCATGCGCCACCAACGCCAACGCGAAGAGACACAGCAAACCACGCAGACCACGCCGACTGATGGACGCACCGGCCCTGACGCCCCTTCGCCTCCCCCTGTTCCTGTTCGTCATTGGATGAGGTTCATTTCGTGCGTCTTATTGCGTTGGACCAAGCGTTCCAGCGAGGCGCGAAACACCCGCAGACTTCCACGACCGATCTTGGTCCCTTCCAATCGGCCGTCCTCCACCCAGCGATAAATCGTCCACCGGCTCACAGCCAACACATCCGCGGCTTCCCCGACCCGCAACAGTTGTTTCTGCATGGCAACCTCCTGATGCAAGGATGTGCGGGCGCCACCGACGCGCGATGCCGCCCGCATCACCTGGTTAGAAGAGTCCGAACGTCACCCCGCCATAGATCGCGCGACCATACCCAGCAAAGAACGCCTGTTGTCCGGCGGCAGCCCCGGCGGTTTCTCCTCCGATCACTTGCCCGGAGGCGGCGTATTTTTTGTCGGCGATATTGTCCACTTCCACATAAAACTTCGCGAACCGGAACCAGCTGTTCTTGAGATCAAAGCTCTTGTGCACATTCACATTCGCAATCATGTACGACGGGATTCCGAACGTATTACTGTTGTTCAGGAAGTAGCTGTTGTAATAGCTTCCTTCGACCCAGGCGCCCCAGCCGGTCGCGGCGTGGTCATAGGCCACCTTGGTATTCAACACGTCGGTCGGCACGTTCGGCACCTTGTTGCCGTCCCGCACCAGGAAGCCAGCAGCGGTATTCAGCCGGTCGGCGAAATTGACGTACTTCGCATCGACATGGGTGTACGCGCCGGACAGGCGCAACCCGTCCAGCGGACGCCAATCGTAGAACGCCTCGATACCACGATATTGCGACGAATCGGCATTGACCGACGCCGTGTTCGTACCGGACACCGCCTGGGTGATGATCTCATCCTTGAAGAACGTCCAGAATCCGACGAGCTGCACCGTCAAGGTTTTCGTCAACTTGGACTCCGTGCCGATTTCAAAATTCAGGTTCTTTTGCGGCTTCAGATCGAAGTTGATGCCGGGCTGCCCTGTCACCGGATCTCGAAGCAGATTGGCGAACCCCGGAATGCCATACCCGGTAGAAGCGCGCACCCAATGCCGTTGGGCATCACTGGGCTTCCAACTCAGTGACATTTCGGGAGCCCAGTTGGTGTAACTGCGATCGGCCCCGGCCCTACTGCTCACCGCACCACCCGTATAGCCAATCGACTGCACGCTCAGCTGGGATTGCTCAAATCCCAACCCCATCGCCAGCGTGACCTTGGGAATAAATTCCAACTCTTCCCGGAATCGCCCCCCCACGTTTCTGATCGTGCCGCGCGAATTTTGCAGCAACGCGCCGCGGGTACCGAAGCCGTCTGCGAGATTCTGAAAGGTCTGTGCTTCCTGCTCCATATTGGAGAGAAAGAACCCGACATAACTCCGCAAGGGCATGTCAAAGAGCCGTCCGTCGTGCCGCAAATCCGCGTAGTGCTTGTAGTTCGGATTCACGTTGTCGCTGATTTGCGAGAAGGTTTGATTGATGTCCTTCACGTCGTAATCGGCTTCGATCGTCAGCACCGTATTCGCGTTGATCTGACGCTCGTAGATGCCGCCGATGATGGTCCGACGATCCAATCGCCGCTGCGCGAGCCGTTCGGCATCACTACAGGTATTGGCATTACAGATCACATTCGTGCCGCCGGCCTGCCGACGGTCGGCGTTGAATTGCGCCTGGGTCAGGCGAGTCGGTACGCGCGCATCCAGCCAGTTCGTGATGGCCTTGAAATAGAAGTT from Nitrospira sp. encodes:
- a CDS encoding helix-turn-helix domain-containing protein, whose product is MQKQLLRVGEAADVLAVSRWTIYRWVEDGRLEGTKIGRGSLRVFRASLERLVQRNKTHEMNLIQ
- a CDS encoding TonB-dependent receptor, which gives rise to MRARLHLCGFHVIACCAVWAVMALVPAISLGQEAGADKSVRERDLRDQLQNILRELEELQQQPTPGAATIPTPSPVVKDAPESKASEPIPQYELSDVSIVSDRVQRRPEGLSLSSTEQSETDSQPTRTMKESMESLPGVVLRQANGPRDFSMMIRGQGAKTTFAVRDIKMYEDGFIQTQSDGLSRLDIHDPWFMRSVEVIRGASSSLYDNYALGGMVHFRTKRGSDINGVETFLSGGSFGYHKEGIAVGQQFENLDASLFVSNVGEDGFIRNSNYTTQTINLNLRFKIDDKQNFYFKAITNWLDARVPTRLTQAQFNADRRQAGGTNVICNANTCSDAERLAQRRLDRRTIIGGIYERQINANTVLTIEADYDVKDINQTFSQISDNVNPNYKHYADLRHDGRLFDMPLRSYVGFFLSNMEQEAQTFQNLADGFGTRGALLQNSRGTIRNVGGRFREELEFIPKVTLAMGLGFEQSQLSVQSIGYTGGAVSSRAGADRSYTNWAPEMSLSWKPSDAQRHWVRASTGYGIPGFANLLRDPVTGQPGINFDLKPQKNLNFEIGTESKLTKTLTVQLVGFWTFFKDEIITQAVSGTNTASVNADSSQYRGIEAFYDWRPLDGLRLSGAYTHVDAKYVNFADRLNTAAGFLVRDGNKVPNVPTDVLNTKVAYDHAATGWGAWVEGSYYNSYFLNNSNTFGIPSYMIANVNVHKSFDLKNSWFRFAKFYVEVDNIADKKYAASGQVIGGETAGAAAGQQAFFAGYGRAIYGGVTFGLF